The Ralstonia pickettii DTP0602 genome segment AACCCGGCGGCCTGGTACAACGCGATCGCGCCGGTATTGGACGGGCGCACTTCCAGCAGCATGGTGCGGATGCGGTGCGCGTGCGAGGTAGCCAGCACGATCGCCAGCATCAGCCGCCCCAGCCCCTGGCGCTGGCGCCGCGGCTCGACGGTGATGTTGAGCAGGTGCATCTCGTCGACCACCGGCATCAGCACGGCGTAGGCCACCAGCGCGCCGGCCGGGTCGCGCAGCGTCAGGCCGAGATGCCCGGCCTTGACCGAGTTCTCGAAATTGCCGCGCGTCCACGGATGGCTGTAGGCGCGTGCCTCGATGCCGGCCACGGCCTCCAGGTCCAGCGCGCTCATGCGGCCCAGCGCCCAGCCGTCCGGCAGCGGCGGCATGGCCGGTACTGCCGGCCACTCGTTGCGCTCTTCCAGCGGATAGGCGGCGCTCACGATGCGCTCCCGGCCTGGGCCGCGGCGCGTGCGGCGGCCACGGCTTCGCGTTCGGCGATGGTCTGGGCGACCTTGTCGCGCAGGTAGATCGGCATGGCCTGGTCGGCGTCGATGGCTTCACCGCGGGCCAGTGCGCGCAAGGCGATGGAGACCATCGGCTGCGCATGCGGCATCGCCTCTGGCAGCACGCGCGACGCTCGCTCCAGGCCCGCCAGCCGCTCGCCGAATACCGTCGAGGCATTGCCCGCGATCCAGAAATCGCCCTCGGGCAACGTCACCGTTTCCGGTGCGCCGACCCGCATCGGCGTGATTTCCGCCAATTCCCGCGCGGCGGCATCCCAGCGGAAGGCGCCGGAATAGGCCTCGTCCATGCGCGCATCCAGCGCCACCAGCACCGCGGTATTGTCCGGCAGCGAAGCCTCGCGCGCGCGTTCGGCGCAGGCCATCAGGGTATTGACGGGAACCACCGGCAGGCCGGCCCCGAAGGCCAGCCCCTGCGCCACGCCGCAGGCCGTGCGCAGGCCGGTGAACGAGCCCGGGCCGGCGCCGAAGGCGATCGCGGCGCAATCGGCGAGGGCGATGCCGGCCTCGGCCAGCACCTCGCCAGCGGCCGGCAGCACGCGTGCGGACGAGCGTGCGCCGGTGTGCTCATGGCGCACCAGGCACTCGATTCCGGCACCCGCGACGGCACGTCCGAGCGCGACCGAGCACCACTCCGTAGAAGTTTCAACAGCAAGAATCCAGGACATGGCGCGATTGTATCCGCTGGCGCCCGGAACCGAGGGCTTCTTCGGTTTTATACGCACGGTAGGGCACGCTGGCGCGGCTATCATCGGGCTGCACTTTTGCAATCCAGCCAGATGTTTTATACGCACGGTAGGGCACGCTGGCGCGGCTATCATCGGGCTGCACTTTTGCAATCCAGCCAGAACAAACGGAGGAAACCATGAGCGACCTGCAGGCACGCTTCGACCAGGCCCAGATCGACGTCAAGCAACTGAGCGAGCGCCCCAGCAACATGACCCTGCTGCGCCTGTACGCGCTGTTCAAGCAAGGTAGCGAAGGCGACGCCCACGGCGACAAGCCGGGCATGACCGACTTTGTCGGCCGCTACAAGTTCGAAGCCTGGGAAGCGCTGCGCGGCACCGCGCGCGAACCGGCGATGGAACAGTACATCGCGCTGGTGGAAGAGCTGCGCAGCGGCGCCGCCAGCTGATCCGCACCCTGCCGCGGGGCGCCGGCATGGCGCTCCCGGCCACGCGATGGCACGGCGTCGCTACCGTCCACTCCCCCGGCGGCTTCAGCCCGCCGGCACCGGCCTCGGCCGGATCCGCCACGCCGCGAACATCGCGCTGGCGATCACGACCCCAACCGCCAGGAAGGTTTCATCGAAGGCCCGGATGCGCGCCGCCTGCAACGCCGCATCGCCGGCCTGGCCCACCACCGCGCCGTGCTCCGCCAGCCGCCACTGCAGGCCCACGCCAGCCAGGCTCACGCCGATGGCCCCGCCAAGTTGCCGCAGGAAGTTGATGCAGCTCGAGCCCTGCGCGATCAGCGAGAAATCCACGCCGCGCATGGCCCCCAGCGTCAGCGACGGCAGGATGCAGCCCAGCCCGATCCGCCCCAGCACCGCCAGCGCCACCAGCACCAGGTATGGCGTGGTGCGCGAACCCAGCGCCATCAGCACGAACGACAAGGCCAGCAGCGCCAGCCCGAACGACACCTGCACGTGCGGCGCGATCCGATTCGTGAAGCGCCCCGCCAGCCCGATCGTCAGGGCCAGCGCCACGCCCGCCGGCAGCAGCACCAGGCCCGCGCGCGACGGCGTGTATTCCAGCGCCATCTGCATGTAGACCGGCAGCAGGTAGGTCGAGCCGAACAACCCCGCGCCATAGATAAAGGCCACCACCGCCCCGGCCGCAAACTGCCGGTAGCTGTACAGCCGCAGGTTCATCAGTGGATAGGCGGCACGCAGCTGCCACAGCACGAAGGCCGCCAGCATCAGCACGCCGAAGCCCGCCAGCGCCAGGCCCGCGGGCACGCTGTCGCGCATCTGCACCACGCCGTTGAGCAGGCTGACCGTGGCGATGCCGGCCAACCCCAGTCCGCGCCAGTCCAGCGGCTCGCGCTCGCCAATCATGATCGAATCCACCGCCATGAAGCGGCGCGCCATGACCACGCCGATCAGCGTCAGCGGCACCACCACGAAGAAGATCGAACGCCAGCCGAACGCCTCCACCAGGAAGCCGCCCAGGCTCGGCCCCAACGCCGGCGCCAGCACCACGCCGAAGCCGAACGCGCTGATCGCCTTGCCTTGCTCGCGTTCCTCGAACGAGCGCAGGATCAGGATATTGGGCAACGGCTG includes the following:
- a CDS encoding major facilitator transporter translates to MNRGPVTPEGSGQPPGGPTRQALRARYGDRLRWLVLVTLMLGTISSIVSSTIVNVAIPDLSQHFALGQERAQWVAASFMIAMTLSMLLTPWLLNRYGLRRTFLGASVLLGVGGFFGGFSPTYGVMIAMRAAEGVAAGIMQPLPNILILRSFEEREQGKAISAFGFGVVLAPALGPSLGGFLVEAFGWRSIFFVVVPLTLIGVVMARRFMAVDSIMIGEREPLDWRGLGLAGIATVSLLNGVVQMRDSVPAGLALAGFGVLMLAAFVLWQLRAAYPLMNLRLYSYRQFAAGAVVAFIYGAGLFGSTYLLPVYMQMALEYTPSRAGLVLLPAGVALALTIGLAGRFTNRIAPHVQVSFGLALLALSFVLMALGSRTTPYLVLVALAVLGRIGLGCILPSLTLGAMRGVDFSLIAQGSSCINFLRQLGGAIGVSLAGVGLQWRLAEHGAVVGQAGDAALQAARIRAFDETFLAVGVVIASAMFAAWRIRPRPVPAG
- a CDS encoding O-sialoglycoprotein endopeptidase (K14742: yeaZ; hypothetical protease [EC:3.4.-.-]), which produces MIAAPACPTVRIKPKKPSVPGASGYNRAMSWILAVETSTEWCSVALGRAVAGAGIECLVRHEHTGARSSARVLPAAGEVLAEAGIALADCAAIAFGAGPGSFTGLRTACGVAQGLAFGAGLPVVPVNTLMACAERAREASLPDNTAVLVALDARMDEAYSGAFRWDAAARELAEITPMRVGAPETVTLPEGDFWIAGNASTVFGERLAGLERASRVLPEAMPHAQPMVSIALRALARGEAIDADQAMPIYLRDKVAQTIAEREAVAAARAAAQAGSAS
- a CDS encoding acyltransferase (K03789: rimI; ribosomal-protein-alanine N-acetyltransferase [EC:2.3.1.128]), coding for MSAAYPLEERNEWPAVPAMPPLPDGWALGRMSALDLEAVAGIEARAYSHPWTRGNFENSVKAGHLGLTLRDPAGALVAYAVLMPVVDEMHLLNITVEPRRQRQGLGRLMLAIVLATSHAHRIRTMLLEVRPSNTGAIALYQAAGFVEIGRRRGYYPAEGRTREDALVLRRSWPEDAAANDGTEGHA
- a CDS encoding acyl-CoA-binding protein, producing the protein MSDLQARFDQAQIDVKQLSERPSNMTLLRLYALFKQGSEGDAHGDKPGMTDFVGRYKFEAWEALRGTAREPAMEQYIALVEELRSGAAS